Proteins from one Lolium rigidum isolate FL_2022 unplaced genomic scaffold, APGP_CSIRO_Lrig_0.1 contig_34018_1, whole genome shotgun sequence genomic window:
- the LOC124681101 gene encoding uncharacterized protein LOC124681101 — translation MTNSLLFLGLMQFTAKFEEKPLRIGLLTPAFCSRSSEFAAEMILLQTYAALSLLATTAAAYHAFNTRGQFYPAMAHLSASKFMIRTNSYLLDPCSDNRQKNHDSPVCVYEDMFNDILFLKRMRFVLLNIKSSFAATCSSEELEVPRPSFESAAARPTAILSGPQHPKPGPSLILPHPPPFDLNRSSPPHLCLKCFTSSTHAASAVSSPSTSWTGLVGSTYPYANDLGRLDLMSSRSLDQGGNTTGYWRR, via the exons ATGACGAACTCACTATTGTTCCTTGGTCTGATGCAATTCACCGCAAAATTCGAGGAAAAGCCCTTGCGGATTGGGCTGCTGACTCCCGCATTCTGTTCCAGGTCGAGCGAATTCGCGGCGGAGATGATCCTGCTACAGACCTACGCGGCGTTGAGCCTGCTGGCGACGACGGCTGCCGCGTACCACGCGTTCAACACGCGGGGCCAGTTCTACCCGGCGATGGCGCACCTCTCGGCCTCC AAGTTCATGATTCGAACAAACAGCTACCTCTTGGACCCATGTAGTGACAATAGACAAAAGAATCATGATTCGCCAGTATGTGTTTATGAGGATATGTTTAATGATATACTTTTCCTGAAGAGAATGCGATTCGTTCTGCTAAACATCAAGTCTTCATTTGCTGCAACGTGCTCAAGTGAAGAACTTGAAGTGCCACGGCCGTCTTTCGAGTCTGCCGCAGCGCGTCCGACTGCGATTCTGTCTGGACCCCAACACCCCAAGCCTGGGCCCTCCTTGATCCTGCCACACCCGCCTCCCTTCGACCTCAACAGGAGCTCACCACCACATCTCTGCCTCAAGTGCTTCACATCTTCCACCCACGCCGCCTCTGCTGTATCATCCCCAAGTACATCATGGACTGGCCTGGTGGGCTCGACATATCCCTACGCTAACGATCTCGGTCGATTAGATCTCATGTCGTCCAGATCATTAGATCAAG GAGGCAACACGACTGGATATTGGAGAAGATGA